DNA from Thermostichus vulcanus str. 'Rupite':
TTCGGCCACCAAGGGGGCGACATTGGCCGCCAAAAGCAAGCCCAGATCCCGACCAAAGCGCGCCTCGTTAAATTGGGCATCCTGCTGCACGTTGCTGACGGCCCAAAAGGTGAAACTGCTCACCACCAGCGACACCACCAGCGTTGCCACAAACAGCAACTGGGTTTCCAGCCGCAGCTTTTGTTTCCATTGCGCCCACCAGTGCTTCAGGGATCCCATGCCTTCTGGAGTCGGGAGTCCGGGTTCTGTTTGCCCTGGCGTGCCCAAGGCGCAAGGCAACGGTTCTGAGCTAGAAGAAGCTGGCTCAGCGGTTTCGGCAATCGGCTCGGCGCTGCTGACAGAAGGCATGAACCTAAGGTAAACAAACATGGAGAACGATGTCGCCACCATTCTGACATGGGCAGGGGATCCCCTTACTCATTCCCTCACTCCGTTGCGGTAGGGCGGGACCACTGGGAGAGAATGATTGCAGCTTCCCAACGGCGTAGATCCTGAGCAATGTTCAGGGGGGTGAGGCCGTAGCCATCCGGCTCATCGATCTCAGAGCCATACTCCAGCAACAGTTTGACAACCTCTGGGTTGCCCGACCAAGCGGCAAAATGCAGCGGCAGCCCACCCGCTCCAAAGCGAGCATTCACCTGTGCCCCCCCCTGCAGCAGGGCTTTTGTCACCTCCGAGTTGCCGAGGCGGGCAGCTTGGTGCAAAGGACTGGCCCCACCCTTATCCAGCTGATTGGGATCAACCCCATGCTTGAGTAAAAGACGGGTATTGAGGCCACTGTCCACAAAAAACAGGGCAGTTTTGCCCCGCACATCTACAACATGGGCATCCTTGCCCAACCAAAGGGCCAGTTGCAGTCGCAGCGGATGGGCTCCTGCCAAAACTTCAGGATCCTCAGGCAAGGTGTGGCCGTAGTAGAGCAAGCCCGCCACCAGCAGGGATCCCAGTCCGATACCGACTCCCCAGAACCGACGCTGCACGGCTACTACTCCCCGAACGAGAGAATGACAACGCCTTGAGGAGGCAAAGCCTGGGCGGAGAGAATGAGGGGATTGCTGGCTGCAGGCTGTAGGGCGGCGGCTGGAAACAGACTTAAAAATTCCTGCAAAGGCACCAGCTCACATTGCCCCTCTTCAGCAGCAGCGGTACGGTACATGGTTGGGATCACCAGCTTCGGTTGCAAGGCTTCAATCGCGGCTTTGGCTCCGGCAGGGTCATAGTTTTTCGGGCCGCCACCAACCGGCACCAGCATCACATCGGGCCGAGACAACAGAATCGACTGCTCCCGGGTAATCGGGGCTGCTGCTCCTCCCAAATGCACAATATCGATCCCAGCCATGCTCCAGCGCCAACCCACATTGACCCCAAAGCGAGGGCCACGGGACATGCGCACTCCTTGTATCCGGATCCCGTCAATCTGGTAATCCCCTGGCTGAAAGAGCACCCTGGGGTTACCAGGCACCACATCCAAAGCCCCCTCATCAAACAGACGACTACTGAGCAAAACCAGATCCGCAGCAACGCGCGGGGCAGGATAGCCAGCCGTACAGCCAACTGGGCGAAAGGGATTGACCAAAAAACGCTTGCCGTCCGCTTCAAATAAAACACAACTGTGGTGCAGCCAAGTCAGTTGTAGCCCCTCTAAGCTGGGGCCAGGGGTGAATTCTAGGGTTGCGGGCGGGGCTGTACCCCCTTCAGGAGCGGTTTGAGCACCTACCCTCAAGCCCACCGCCATCGACCCCAGCAGTCCAGCACTGGCTTGCAGCAATTGGCGACGA
Protein-coding regions in this window:
- a CDS encoding ankyrin repeat domain-containing protein, producing MQRRFWGVGIGLGSLLVAGLLYYGHTLPEDPEVLAGAHPLRLQLALWLGKDAHVVDVRGKTALFFVDSGLNTRLLLKHGVDPNQLDKGGASPLHQAARLGNSEVTKALLQGGAQVNARFGAGGLPLHFAAWSGNPEVVKLLLEYGSEIDEPDGYGLTPLNIAQDLRRWEAAIILSQWSRPTATE
- a CDS encoding MBL fold metallo-hydrolase; the encoded protein is MNRRQLLQASAGLLGSMAVGLRVGAQTAPEGGTAPPATLEFTPGPSLEGLQLTWLHHSCVLFEADGKRFLVNPFRPVGCTAGYPAPRVAADLVLLSSRLFDEGALDVVPGNPRVLFQPGDYQIDGIRIQGVRMSRGPRFGVNVGWRWSMAGIDIVHLGGAAAPITREQSILLSRPDVMLVPVGGGPKNYDPAGAKAAIEALQPKLVIPTMYRTAAAEEGQCELVPLQEFLSLFPAAALQPAASNPLILSAQALPPQGVVILSFGE